The Oncorhynchus nerka isolate Pitt River linkage group LG12, Oner_Uvic_2.0, whole genome shotgun sequence genome includes a region encoding these proteins:
- the LOC115115241 gene encoding astrocytic phosphoprotein PEA-15-like — translation MSEYSSLLSDLSENITNEDLDQLKSACKEDITEDQSNTITSSKEWFNYLEENQKLAQDNLSYIEHIFEISRRPDLLTRVIEYRTTVLKISEDDEIDTKLTRIPSAKKYKDIIRQPSEDEIIKLAPPPKKV, via the exons ATGTCGGAGTACAGCTCTTTGCTCAGCGACCTGTCTGAAAACATCACCAATGAGGACTTGGACCAGCTGAAGTCTGCCTGCAAGGAGGACATCACAGAGGACCAGAGCAACACCATCACCTCCTCCAAGGAGTGGTTCAACTACCTGGAGGAGAACCAAAAGCTGGCACAGG ATAACCTGTCGTACATTGAGCACATCTTTGAGATCTCACGGCGACCAGACCTGCTGACCCGTGTCATCGAGTACCGCACCACTGTTCTAAAGATCTCTGAGGACGATGAGATCGACACCAAGCTCACACGCATCCCCTCCGCCAAGAAATACAAAG ATATCATTCGCCAACCCTCTGAAGATGAGATCATCAAGCTGGCTCCTCCCCCTAAAAAAGTGTGA